The proteins below are encoded in one region of Arenibacter algicola:
- a CDS encoding RNA polymerase sigma-70 factor yields the protein MEKGQLSLADFRFLQFREGDRRAFEYYFKEYYNSIVGFAIQFIGDKDKAGSIAQDAFIKLWENREKVQKINGIRSFLYTSVKTDCLNLIRHNKVVRKYESKQLQARESSLHTEILNSLNFDSVTFSELESLIEKSIEELPDKCKLVFVKKRFENKKNKEIADELGITLKAVEANITRATKFLKLRLSHYVLLIIIYCFLQF from the coding sequence ATGGAGAAAGGGCAGTTAAGTTTGGCGGATTTTCGGTTCCTTCAATTTAGGGAAGGTGATCGGCGTGCTTTCGAGTATTATTTTAAAGAATATTACAATAGTATTGTTGGGTTCGCTATTCAGTTTATAGGGGACAAGGACAAAGCAGGAAGTATTGCCCAGGATGCATTTATAAAACTATGGGAGAATAGGGAAAAGGTCCAAAAAATTAATGGAATTCGGTCCTTTCTATATACCTCGGTAAAAACCGATTGTTTAAACCTAATAAGGCATAACAAGGTTGTTCGAAAGTATGAATCCAAACAATTGCAAGCAAGGGAGAGCAGCTTGCACACAGAAATTTTGAACTCCTTGAATTTTGATTCCGTCACCTTTTCGGAATTGGAAAGCCTTATTGAAAAGTCTATAGAGGAATTGCCGGACAAATGTAAGCTGGTATTTGTAAAAAAGCGTTTCGAAAATAAGAAGAACAAAGAGATTGCGGACGAGCTCGGTATCACACTCAAGGCAGTGGAGGCCAATATTACACGAGCAACCAAATTCCTTAAATTAAGACTCTCCCACTACGTATTACTTATAATTATTTATTGTTTTTTGCAGTTTTAG
- a CDS encoding FecR family protein — MDHHLISKYLLGNATEEEVERIFQWIDDSPENKRVFIQFKKAWALGAKSDEDSQLAWKALESKLDNNKSKPGFSGLIMYAAIFLLLVGLGYFFTQQKSNSDLPIIDENAITLQLGNGNIQVITEDGEQTFVDKKGKLIGTQKGNVLNYKSVANDLDTSKPIYNELSIPYGKTFKLVLSDGTTIHLNAGSSIKYPVKFIEGAQREVFLKGEAFFDVVKNSNQPFVVNVNELNVRVLGTKFNVSSYPEDKNINTVLVEGSVALHDKDDAYNTSTAVLLEPGYKGEWNPDSKETSVAKVDTNEYTGWVEGRMIFRNTPFKIIRKKLERHYNISIKNNNKILEERTYNAVFDIESIEQVLRTLNEIYSIEYTIDQDEIVIN, encoded by the coding sequence ATGGATCACCATCTAATTTCAAAATATCTTTTAGGAAATGCCACAGAGGAGGAAGTGGAACGAATCTTCCAATGGATAGATGATTCCCCGGAGAACAAAAGAGTCTTTATTCAATTTAAAAAGGCCTGGGCCTTGGGCGCCAAAAGCGATGAAGATAGCCAGCTGGCCTGGAAGGCATTGGAATCCAAACTGGACAACAACAAGTCGAAACCTGGGTTTTCCGGACTCATAATGTATGCTGCTATCTTCCTACTTCTTGTGGGCTTAGGGTATTTCTTTACACAACAAAAATCAAATTCCGATCTACCGATCATCGATGAAAACGCCATTACCTTGCAATTGGGCAATGGAAATATTCAGGTTATAACCGAGGATGGGGAACAAACCTTTGTTGACAAAAAAGGAAAGCTGATTGGCACACAGAAAGGAAATGTCCTAAATTATAAGAGTGTTGCAAATGATCTAGATACTTCAAAACCTATATATAACGAATTGAGCATACCTTATGGAAAAACCTTTAAGTTGGTTTTGTCCGATGGTACAACCATTCACCTTAACGCAGGCAGCTCCATTAAATATCCGGTAAAATTTATTGAAGGGGCCCAAAGGGAAGTATTCTTAAAAGGGGAAGCATTTTTTGATGTTGTCAAAAATTCAAATCAACCTTTCGTAGTAAATGTAAATGAGTTGAACGTCAGGGTTTTGGGAACCAAATTCAATGTTTCTTCCTATCCTGAAGATAAGAATATCAACACTGTTCTCGTAGAAGGGTCTGTTGCCCTGCACGATAAGGATGATGCATACAATACTTCAACCGCAGTTTTATTGGAACCGGGCTATAAAGGGGAATGGAACCCCGATTCAAAAGAAACAAGCGTGGCAAAAGTAGATACAAATGAGTATACCGGCTGGGTAGAAGGAAGGATGATCTTTAGAAACACCCCTTTTAAAATCATTAGAAAAAAACTGGAAAGGCACTATAACATCTCTATTAAAAATAATAATAAAATACTGGAAGAGAGGACCTATAATGCAGTTTTCGATATAGAAAGTATTGAGCAGGTATTGCGGACTTTAAACGAAATATATTCTATTGAATACACAATAGACCAAGACGAAATAGTAATCAATTAA